GGTGCGCCGCCGGAGAGGCCGGGGCGCCCGGGAAGGGCTCAGGCAGGCGACTCCGGGCTCTCGCTCCGCCGCGTGAAGATCCCCTTGCTGTACGCCATGAAGAAGCCGAGCCGCATCGCGTTGCGCTCCGTGGGGATACCGGGGCTCGCGCTGATGCACGCCAGCTGGCAACCCTGCTCGCGCACCCGCTCCAGGCGGCGGGTGATGAGCGCCTGCTGGATGCCGCGCTCGCGGAACCGGGGGAGCACCGAGGCGCCGAAGAGCGCGGCGCCCTCGCCGTGGATCTCCACGCTGCCGCCGCCGGCGGGCTCGCCGTTCACGAGCGCCAGGTACGAGTCGCATCCGGGGTGCGCGACCAGGCGGCGCGTGATCTCGAAGAGCGCCGGCGACAGCGGCGCGTCGTCAGGCCGGAAGCCGCTCGTCGCGATCTCGATGAACACCCGGACCTGCGCCTCGTCGCCCGGATCGATGCGCACGATCTCCAGCCCCTCGGGGCCACCACGCGGCGCCAGCGCGCGGAGGTCGTCGTCCGGCGCGAGCTCGCGCGCCAGCACGTTCTCGAACTCGCGCAGCACGAACCCTCGATCGGCGAGGCCGCGCACGAGCGACCCGTGCGCGAAGGGGCAGACCTGTATCTGCGGCTCCGCGCCGCGCGCCGCGTAGAACCGCACGAGGCGATCGAGATCCTCGCCGGAGACGGGCCCGTCGAGCCCGAGCCCGACAGCGAAGTTGCCCCAGGAGCCCTCTCCATCGAAGGCCATCCACCCGCCCGCGATGGGCTCCGCGCAAGCGACAACGGCGGCGGTGCCGACCGCCAGCCGGCGCTCCTCGATCCGGGCGATCTCGGCGTACGACAGCTTCGGCATGGACTTGCACCTCGTTGGCGAGCAGGGCTCGCGTGGCACGGTGTCCTCCATCCTAGTCGGATGAGGCCCGGTCTGCGCCGTTTCGTGCAGGCCAGCGCGTTTCCGGCGGAGGCGCCGTCCGCCAGCCGGCGCGCGCGGGGCAGGCGGACGAGCCGACATCGCGCATCGCGCGGCCGCGCCGTCCCGGCGGAGCGGGCGGGCGGAGATGGCGGAGATGCCTGACGGCGCGCGCGTGCACGCACCGTCACGCGCCTCCGCCGCCCCGCGATCTCCGCTCGCGTGCTCGCGGGCGTTGCGATTATGCTGCGCCGCCATGAGCAGGATCTTCCGTTCACTCCCCCCGCCGGGCACCCACCTCGGCATCGCGTTCTCGGGCGGTCTCGACACGCGCTGCGCGGTGGCGTGGCTCTCGCGCAACGGGCTCAAGGTGCACGCGTACACCGCCGATCTGGCGCAGCCGGACGAGGACTCCCCCGGCGACATCCCGCCGATCGCCCTGCAGCACGGCGCGGTCTCCGCCAAGCTGGTGGACTGTCGCGAGGCGCTCGTCCGCGAGGGCATCCTCGCCATCCAGTGCGGCGCCTTCCACCTCTCGACGGGCGGCAAGAAGTACTTCAACACCACGCCGCTCGGCCGCGCGGTGACAACGACCGCGATCGTCCGCGCGATGCGCGACGACGACGTCCACGTCTTCGGCGACGGAAGCACGCACAAGGGCAACGACATCCAGCGGTTCTACCGCTATGGCATCTTCGTCGACCCCTCTCTCAAGATCTACAAGCCCTGGCTCGACCCGAGGTTCGTGGGAGAGCTCGGCGGGCGCAAGGAGATGAGCGAGTACCTCGAGCTCCACGGGCTGCCCTACCGCATGGGGACGGAGAAGGCGTACAGCACCGACGCCAACGTGCTCGGCGCGACGCACGAGGCGAAGGACCTCGAGCACCTGAACACCGGGATCAAGATCGTCCAGCCCATCATGGGCGTCGCCTCCTTCCGGCCGGAGGTCGCCATCGAGGCCGAGACGGTGACGCTCGGGTTCGAGCGCGGCGTCCCGACGACGATCAACGGCAAGCGCTTCGGCTCCCTGTTCGAGCTGTTCGTCGAGTGCAACCGGATCGGCGGGCGCCACGGCCTCGGCATGAGCGACCAGATCGAGAACCGGGTGATCGACGCGAAGAGCCGCGGCATCTACGAGGCGCCGGGCATGGCCCTGCTCCACGCCGTCTACGAGCGGCTCCTGTCCGCCATTCACAACGAGAACACCCTCGACGTGTACTTCACCCAGGGACGGCGCCTCGGGCGTCTGCTCTACGAGGGCAAGTGGTACGACCCCGAGGCCATGATGCTGAAGGACGCGCTCTCGCGCTGGATCGCCCCCGGCGTGACCGGCGAGGTGACGCTCGAGCTGCGCCGCGGCGACGATTACAACATCCTGAGCACGCGCGCCGACTACATGGCCTATGCGCCGCACAAGCTCTCGATGGAGAAGGTCGAGGAGGCCTATTTCACCCCCGAGGACCGCATCGGCGCGCTCGAGCTTCAGAACCTGTCGGTGACGGACAACCGCCAGTTCCTGATCCACCTCATCGAGAGCACGCAGGCCCTCGGCCCGGGCGGCGCCCCCGCCATCGGCGAGCTGCTCGGCGGCGACAAGCCGAAGGAATGAGCCGGGGCGGCGCCGCTGAGGCTGAGCGGAGGCCGCGCGCCGGCTCCGCCCGCGACACGCCGGACGAGGTTGCGCCCGGCACCTGCCTGGGTCACGAGGAAGGTGTGAACGCCGGCCCGCCCGGAGCGGTGCCGGCCCAGGGAGGTGGTCATGAAGGCGCTCATCATCCAGGCACTCGCCGCGGGCCTCGCGGTCCTCGTCGGAACGAAGATCCTGCCCGGCGTGCGGATCCGCACGACCCAGACGGCGCTCGTCGTCGCCGCCGTGTTCACGCTCCTCAACCTCCTGCTCGGCTGGCTCGTGAAGTTCCTGGTCGCGGTGGCGCTCCTGCCCGCCGCCATCCTCACGCTGGGCCTCGCGTATCTCCTCTTCGGCCTGGTCGTGAACTCGGTGCTGCTCTACGCCACCGACAAGCTGATCGACGATTTCGAGATCCGGGGGCTAGGGCCGCTCTTCGGCACAGCGGCCCTCATCTCGTTCGCTGGATGGCTGTTGCCGCGCCTCCTGTGAGCGTTCGCCCGGGCGGCGTCTACCAGAGCTGGTGAACGTGAGGCCGGAGCCGCCGGTCGTAGATCTCGCGGATCTTCGCCATGGTCTCCTGCGGCACCGGCGGCAGGTCCGCCGCGCCCGCGTTCTCATCCACCTGATCGGGCCGCTTCGCGCCGGGGATCACGCACGTCACCGCGTCCTGCATCAGGATCCAGCGCATCGTCCACGCGCCCATGCTCACGCCGGCGGGCACGAGCGGGCGGAGCTCCTCGACGACCTCGAGGCCCAGGTTGTAGTCGACGCCCGAGAACGTCTCGCCCTTGTCGAACGCGGCGCCCTCACGGTTGAAGTTGCGGTGATCGTCGGCCGCGAACCGGGTCGCTGCGCTCATCTTGCCGGTGAGCAGCCCCGAGGAGAGCGGCAGTCGCGCCAGGATCCCGACCTGCCGGCGCTTCGCCTCGGGGAAGAAGAGCTCGGCCGGGCGCTGCCGGAGGACGTTGTAGATGATCTGCACCGACTGCACGCCGGGGTACTCGATGGCCTTGAGCGCCTCTTCCACCCGCTCGACGCTGACGCCGTAAAACCGGATCTTGCCCGCCTTCACGAGCCGATCGAGGACGTCAAACACCTCGGGTCGATAGTAGACGTCCGTCGGCGGGCAG
The DNA window shown above is from Sorangium aterium and carries:
- a CDS encoding GNAT family N-acetyltransferase; translated protein: MPKLSYAEIARIEERRLAVGTAAVVACAEPIAGGWMAFDGEGSWGNFAVGLGLDGPVSGEDLDRLVRFYAARGAEPQIQVCPFAHGSLVRGLADRGFVLREFENVLARELAPDDDLRALAPRGGPEGLEIVRIDPGDEAQVRVFIEIATSGFRPDDAPLSPALFEITRRLVAHPGCDSYLALVNGEPAGGGSVEIHGEGAALFGASVLPRFRERGIQQALITRRLERVREQGCQLACISASPGIPTERNAMRLGFFMAYSKGIFTRRSESPESPA
- the argG gene encoding argininosuccinate synthase, with the protein product MSRIFRSLPPPGTHLGIAFSGGLDTRCAVAWLSRNGLKVHAYTADLAQPDEDSPGDIPPIALQHGAVSAKLVDCREALVREGILAIQCGAFHLSTGGKKYFNTTPLGRAVTTTAIVRAMRDDDVHVFGDGSTHKGNDIQRFYRYGIFVDPSLKIYKPWLDPRFVGELGGRKEMSEYLELHGLPYRMGTEKAYSTDANVLGATHEAKDLEHLNTGIKIVQPIMGVASFRPEVAIEAETVTLGFERGVPTTINGKRFGSLFELFVECNRIGGRHGLGMSDQIENRVIDAKSRGIYEAPGMALLHAVYERLLSAIHNENTLDVYFTQGRRLGRLLYEGKWYDPEAMMLKDALSRWIAPGVTGEVTLELRRGDDYNILSTRADYMAYAPHKLSMEKVEEAYFTPEDRIGALELQNLSVTDNRQFLIHLIESTQALGPGGAPAIGELLGGDKPKE
- a CDS encoding phage holin family protein translates to MKALIIQALAAGLAVLVGTKILPGVRIRTTQTALVVAAVFTLLNLLLGWLVKFLVAVALLPAAILTLGLAYLLFGLVVNSVLLYATDKLIDDFEIRGLGPLFGTAALISFAGWLLPRLL
- a CDS encoding aldo/keto reductase → MEYRPLGRTGFRVSSVSFGAWAIGGTWGDVDDKESLAALHRAADRGVNFFDTADVYGDGRSERLLARLRRERREEIVVATKAGRRLSPHTAASYDEGNFTAFIDRSLKNLETDALDLVQLHCPPTDVYYRPEVFDVLDRLVKAGKIRFYGVSVERVEEALKAIEYPGVQSVQIIYNVLRQRPAELFFPEAKRRQVGILARLPLSSGLLTGKMSAATRFAADDHRNFNREGAAFDKGETFSGVDYNLGLEVVEELRPLVPAGVSMGAWTMRWILMQDAVTCVIPGAKRPDQVDENAGAADLPPVPQETMAKIREIYDRRLRPHVHQLW